One part of the Mycobacterium marinum genome encodes these proteins:
- a CDS encoding alkane 1-monooxygenase has product MTTQFRSDVPDAPETEWRDKKRYLWLMGLIAPTALFVVLPIVWGLNHFGWHLAAQVPLWVGPMLVYILLPLLDLGFGPDGQNPPDEVMERLENDKYYRYCTYIYIPFQYLSVVLGAYLFTASDLGWLGFDGGLNWLGKIGVALSVGVLGGVGINTAHEMGHKKDSLERWLSKITLAQTGYGHFYIEHNRGHHVRVSTPEDPASARFGETFWEFLPRTVFGSLRSAIGLEAQRLRRQGRSPWNPKTYPSNDVLNAWAMSVLLWGVLIAVFGLGLIPFVIIQAVFGFCLLEAVNYLEHYGLLRQPTSNGRYERCAPVHSWNSDHIVTNLFLYHLQRHSDHHANPTRRYQTLRSMDGAPNLPSGYASMISLTYFPPLWRKVMDHRVLEHYGGDITKVNLHPRVRDKMLARYGASHQGIG; this is encoded by the coding sequence ATGACCACACAGTTCAGGTCCGACGTACCTGATGCGCCGGAAACCGAATGGCGAGACAAGAAGCGCTATCTCTGGCTCATGGGGCTCATCGCCCCCACCGCGCTGTTCGTGGTCTTGCCGATCGTCTGGGGGCTGAATCACTTTGGCTGGCACCTCGCCGCCCAGGTGCCCCTGTGGGTGGGCCCCATGCTCGTCTACATCCTGCTGCCGCTGCTCGACCTGGGGTTCGGGCCCGACGGGCAGAACCCGCCGGACGAGGTGATGGAGCGGCTGGAAAACGACAAGTACTACCGCTACTGCACCTACATCTACATCCCGTTCCAGTACCTCAGCGTGGTGCTGGGGGCCTACCTGTTCACCGCCTCGGACCTCGGCTGGCTTGGTTTTGACGGCGGCTTGAACTGGTTGGGGAAGATCGGTGTGGCGTTGTCGGTCGGGGTTCTCGGCGGCGTCGGCATCAACACCGCCCACGAGATGGGGCACAAGAAGGATTCGCTGGAACGCTGGCTGTCCAAGATCACCCTGGCGCAGACCGGCTACGGCCACTTCTACATCGAGCACAACCGGGGCCACCACGTGCGCGTCTCCACACCGGAAGACCCGGCATCGGCGCGCTTCGGGGAGACCTTCTGGGAATTTCTGCCCCGCACCGTTTTCGGCAGCCTCCGTTCGGCGATCGGGCTGGAGGCACAACGGCTGCGCCGGCAGGGGCGCAGCCCCTGGAACCCCAAGACCTATCCGTCCAACGACGTGCTCAACGCCTGGGCGATGTCAGTGCTGCTGTGGGGCGTGCTGATCGCGGTCTTCGGGCTGGGGCTGATTCCCTTCGTGATCATCCAGGCGGTGTTCGGCTTCTGCCTGCTGGAAGCGGTCAACTACCTCGAGCACTACGGGCTGCTGCGGCAGCCGACCTCCAACGGCCGTTATGAGCGTTGCGCGCCGGTGCACAGCTGGAACTCCGACCACATCGTCACCAACCTGTTCCTCTACCACCTGCAGCGACACAGCGACCACCACGCCAACCCCACCCGTCGGTACCAAACGCTGCGCAGCATGGACGGCGCTCCCAACCTGCCCAGCGGGTACGCGTCGATGATCTCGCTCACCTACTTCCCGCCGCTGTGGCGCAAAGTGATGGACCACCGTGTGCTCGAGCACTACGGCGGTGACATCACCAAGGTCAACCTGCACCCCCGGGTGCGGGACAAGATGCTGGCCCGCTACGGGGCTTCGCACCAAGGCATCGGGTGA
- a CDS encoding rubredoxin, translating into MTAYRCPVCDYTYDEGKGDPREGFPAGTRWDQIPDDWCCPDCSVREKVDFERMGGK; encoded by the coding sequence ATGACCGCCTACCGGTGTCCCGTCTGCGATTACACCTATGACGAGGGCAAAGGCGATCCGCGGGAAGGGTTTCCGGCCGGCACCCGGTGGGACCAGATTCCCGACGACTGGTGCTGTCCGGACTGCTCAGTGCGCGAGAAAGTTGATTTCGAAAGGATGGGAGGCAAGTAA
- a CDS encoding rubredoxin — MSDYKLYQCVQCGFEYDEALGWPEDGIAPGTRWDDIPEDWSCPDCGAAKADFVMVEVARP, encoded by the coding sequence GTGAGTGACTACAAGTTGTATCAGTGCGTCCAATGCGGCTTCGAGTACGACGAAGCGTTGGGCTGGCCGGAAGACGGTATCGCACCCGGCACCAGATGGGACGACATCCCGGAGGACTGGAGTTGCCCCGACTGCGGTGCGGCAAAGGCGGACTTCGTGATGGTGGAGGTGGCTCGACCGTGA
- a CDS encoding TetR family transcriptional regulator, whose protein sequence is MKRVPYAEASRVLLRDSVLDAMRDLLLTRDWSAITLSDVARSAGISRQTIYNEFGSRQGLAQGYALRLADRLVDKVHAALDANVGNIYEAFLQGFRSFFGESAADPLVISLLTGVAKPDLLQLITTDSAPIITRASARLATAFTQTWVATSDDDANVLARAIVRLSLSYVSMPPEADHNVAADLARLMTPFAERHGVINVP, encoded by the coding sequence GTGAAGCGCGTTCCCTACGCCGAAGCCTCCCGCGTCCTGCTGCGTGATTCGGTCCTGGATGCCATGCGTGATCTGCTGTTGACCCGCGACTGGTCGGCGATCACCTTGTCCGACGTTGCCCGGTCCGCGGGCATCAGCCGCCAGACCATCTACAACGAGTTCGGCTCGCGGCAAGGCCTTGCCCAGGGCTACGCATTGCGTCTGGCCGACCGCCTGGTCGACAAGGTGCATGCCGCCCTGGACGCCAACGTCGGCAACATCTACGAGGCGTTCCTGCAGGGCTTTCGGTCATTCTTCGGTGAGTCGGCGGCCGACCCGCTGGTGATCTCGCTGCTGACCGGGGTGGCCAAGCCCGACCTGCTACAGCTCATCACCACCGACAGCGCGCCGATCATCACGCGTGCCTCGGCTCGACTGGCGACGGCCTTCACCCAGACCTGGGTGGCGACCAGCGACGACGACGCCAATGTGCTGGCGCGGGCGATCGTACGTCTGTCGTTGAGTTATGTGTCGATGCCGCCGGAGGCCGACCACAATGTGGCGGCGGATCTGGCTAGGCTGATGACCCCGTTCGCCGAGCGTCATGGTGTGATTAACGTCCCCTGA
- the ahcY gene encoding adenosylhomocysteinase, protein MTTTETSLSADTKNGIDFKIADLSLADFGRKELRIAEHEMPGLMSLRREYAEVQPLKGARISGSLHMTVQTAVLIETLTALGAEVRWASCNIFSTQDHAAAAVVVGPHGTPEEPKGVPVFAWKGESLEEYWWCAEQMLTWPDSDKPANMILDDGGDATMLVLRGMQYEKAGVVPPAEEDDSAEWKVFLGLLRSRFETDKGKWTKIAESVKGVTEETTTGVLRLYQFAAAGDLAFPAINVNDSVTKSKFDNKYGTRHSLIDGINRGTDALIGGKKVLICGYGDVGKGCAEAMKGQGARVSVTEIDPINALQAMMEGFDVVTVEDAIGDADIVVTSTGNKDIIMLEHIKAMKDHSILGNIGHFDNEIDMAGLERSGATRTNIKPQVDLWTFGDTGRSIIVLSEGRLLNLGNATGHPSFVMSNSFANQTIAQIELWTKNDEYDNEVYRLPKHLDEKVARIHVEALGGRLTKLTKDQAEYLGVDVEGPYKPDHYRY, encoded by the coding sequence ATGACGACTACCGAAACTTCGCTATCTGCCGACACGAAGAACGGCATCGATTTCAAGATTGCCGATTTGTCGCTAGCGGATTTCGGGCGCAAAGAACTGCGGATCGCTGAGCACGAGATGCCCGGCCTGATGTCGCTGCGCCGCGAGTACGCCGAGGTGCAACCTCTCAAAGGTGCCCGTATCTCGGGTTCGCTGCACATGACCGTCCAGACCGCGGTGTTGATTGAAACCCTCACCGCGCTAGGCGCCGAAGTTCGTTGGGCGTCATGCAACATCTTCTCGACCCAAGACCATGCGGCGGCCGCCGTTGTCGTCGGCCCGCATGGCACCCCCGAGGAGCCCAAGGGCGTCCCGGTGTTCGCCTGGAAGGGCGAATCGCTTGAAGAGTACTGGTGGTGCGCCGAGCAGATGCTGACGTGGCCCGACTCGGACAAGCCGGCGAACATGATCCTCGACGACGGTGGCGATGCCACCATGCTGGTGCTGCGCGGGATGCAGTACGAGAAGGCCGGTGTGGTGCCTCCGGCCGAGGAAGACGACTCGGCCGAGTGGAAGGTCTTCCTGGGCCTGCTGCGCAGCCGCTTCGAGACCGACAAGGGCAAGTGGACCAAGATCGCGGAGTCGGTCAAGGGCGTCACCGAGGAGACCACCACCGGCGTGCTGCGGCTTTACCAATTCGCCGCGGCCGGGGATCTGGCCTTCCCGGCGATCAACGTCAACGACTCGGTCACCAAGTCCAAGTTCGACAACAAGTACGGCACCCGGCACTCGTTGATCGACGGCATCAACCGCGGCACCGATGCGCTGATCGGTGGCAAGAAGGTGTTGATCTGTGGTTACGGTGACGTCGGCAAGGGTTGTGCGGAGGCGATGAAGGGCCAGGGTGCCCGCGTCTCGGTCACCGAGATCGACCCGATCAACGCGTTGCAGGCCATGATGGAGGGCTTCGACGTGGTTACCGTCGAGGACGCCATCGGCGACGCCGACATCGTCGTCACATCGACCGGTAACAAAGACATCATCATGCTCGAGCACATCAAGGCGATGAAGGATCATTCGATCCTGGGCAACATCGGCCACTTCGACAACGAGATCGACATGGCCGGCCTGGAGCGTTCCGGAGCCACGCGCACCAACATCAAGCCGCAGGTCGATCTGTGGACCTTCGGCGACACCGGTCGCTCGATCATCGTGCTGTCCGAGGGCCGTCTGCTGAACCTGGGCAACGCCACCGGGCACCCCTCCTTCGTGATGAGCAACAGCTTCGCCAACCAGACGATCGCCCAGATCGAGCTGTGGACCAAGAACGACGAATACGACAACGAGGTCTACCGGCTGCCCAAGCACCTCGACGAGAAGGTGGCGCGCATCCACGTCGAAGCCCTTGGCGGTCGCCTGACCAAGCTCACCAAGGACCAGGCCGAATACCTCGGCGTGGACGTCGAAGGCCCCTACAAGCCCGACCACTACCGCTACTGA
- a CDS encoding PecA family PE domain-processing aspartic protease, which produces MSFVSVVPEWVAAAATDVAGIGSVVGAANAAAAGATTSVTAAAGDEVSVAIAALFGGFGREYQAVCGQWAEFEQRFARALGAGAGAYAEAEAAAVGYVRDYQAISAQVDAAPLQAVEQDLLGVINAPTRALLGRPLIGNGTSGTAADPNGGAGGLLIGDGGTGYSQTTAGVAGGAGGAAGLIGNGGDGGAGGAGANGGAGGRGGWLIGDGGRGGQAGAAASGPATVGGPGGRAVLIGNGGDGGAGGTNAAGGAGGLGGWLFGQNGAAGVGSPVNVTVPLDVAEGYGLTSPNVNVSVNGGPSVPVLVDTGSRGLVIPFWAVGFQNLGWPTGIGIASYASGLDFVTIRFNTTVDFGNGAVSAPTPVEVAVLPFPTTLNSLLIIALSPVLQPVFGVGMFGLAHGTLGVGPNAGGPGISSPTTALPGQLDEGVLVNAPQGELQFGPNSLPSGISVPGAPITPLLVQVNGGPLQPITAVIDSGGVDGTIPSSVLGTGQVSGTVPAGTTISVYTSDGSTLLYSYTTTATNGPTVTSGTSMNTGYLPFGQQAIYISNSPSGVGTTIFHN; this is translated from the coding sequence GTGTCGTTTGTGAGTGTGGTTCCGGAGTGGGTGGCGGCCGCGGCAACGGATGTGGCCGGGATTGGGTCGGTGGTGGGTGCGGCTAATGCGGCGGCGGCGGGGGCGACGACGTCGGTGACGGCGGCTGCCGGTGATGAGGTGTCGGTGGCGATTGCGGCGTTGTTTGGGGGGTTTGGTCGCGAGTATCAGGCGGTGTGTGGGCAGTGGGCGGAGTTTGAGCAGCGGTTCGCGCGGGCGTTGGGGGCCGGGGCGGGGGCGTATGCGGAGGCTGAGGCGGCCGCGGTCGGCTATGTCCGGGACTATCAGGCGATCAGCGCGCAGGTGGATGCCGCGCCGCTGCAGGCCGTCGAGCAAGACCTGTTGGGCGTGATCAATGCGCCGACTCGAGCCCTCTTGGGGCGCCCGCTGATCGGCAATGGAACAAGTGGGACGGCCGCCGATCCCAACGGCGGGGCGGGCGGGCTGCTGATCGGCGACGGTGGAACTGGTTATTCGCAGACGACGGCAGGGGTCGCCGGTGGGGCCGGCGGCGCGGCGGGGCTGATCGGCAACGGGGGCGACGGTGGTGCCGGCGGTGCTGGCGCAAATGGCGGGGCCGGCGGTCGCGGCGGCTGGCTGATCGGTGACGGCGGGCGCGGTGGGCAGGCGGGAGCCGCAGCAAGCGGGCCCGCTACCGTCGGCGGGCCGGGAGGCAGGGCGGTCCTGATCGGCAATGGCGGCGATGGGGGTGCCGGCGGCACCAACGCGGCCGGTGGGGCAGGAGGCCTCGGCGGCTGGTTGTTTGGGCAGAACGGGGCCGCTGGTGTTGGTTCACCGGTGAACGTCACCGTCCCGTTGGACGTCGCCGAAGGTTACGGTCTGACTTCGCCGAACGTCAACGTCTCGGTGAACGGGGGACCGAGCGTGCCCGTGCTGGTTGACACCGGATCCAGGGGCCTCGTCATCCCGTTCTGGGCGGTCGGGTTCCAGAACCTGGGCTGGCCCACCGGCATTGGCATCGCTAGCTACGCCTCGGGTCTGGACTTCGTCACCATCAGGTTCAACACGACGGTGGATTTCGGCAACGGCGCCGTTAGCGCGCCGACGCCGGTTGAGGTCGCCGTCCTGCCCTTCCCGACTACTCTGAACAGCCTACTGATCATTGCGCTGAGCCCAGTCCTACAACCCGTTTTCGGCGTGGGCATGTTCGGTTTGGCACATGGCACGCTGGGCGTTGGGCCCAACGCCGGGGGCCCGGGGATCAGCAGTCCTACTACGGCGTTGCCGGGCCAACTCGACGAGGGCGTGCTCGTCAACGCGCCCCAGGGTGAGCTGCAGTTCGGCCCCAATTCACTACCCTCGGGCATCTCGGTTCCGGGTGCGCCGATTACCCCGCTGCTGGTACAGGTCAATGGCGGTCCGCTGCAACCCATTACCGCGGTCATCGACTCCGGTGGTGTGGACGGGACTATTCCGTCATCGGTGCTCGGAACCGGTCAGGTCTCTGGAACCGTGCCAGCCGGGACAACCATTTCGGTGTATACCAGTGACGGCTCCACACTGCTGTACTCGTACACGACGACGGCGACCAACGGCCCAACGGTGACCTCGGGAACCTCGATGAATACCGGATATCTCCCCTTCGGGCAGCAGGCGATATACATCTCGAACAGCCCCAGCGGCGTCGGGACCACCATCTTTCACAACTGA
- a CDS encoding PPE family protein encodes MNFSVMPPEINSVLMFAGAGSEPMLLAARGWSELSAELQSAAAGFASLTSGLTGQFWQGAAAQAMTGVAQAYAAHLSATAAQAGQVSAQANGVAAVFDAARAAIVHPLQVAANRTQLVSLVVSNLFGQNAPAIAAVEANYEEMWAQDVSAMSGYYTGASAAVAQLTPWELTSEGIVIPLPDHIGVLNFTPGNIGSLNLGIGNVGDLNLGSGNTGAGNLGLGNFGELNLGSGNGNSGNGDSTTPLSASFNLGSGNLGDANLGSGNLGMLNLGSGNKGDTNFGFGNIGDLNLGSGNIGSHNFGSGNSGSANLGSGNTGNSNFGLGNTGSTNLGSGNTGSANFGSGNLGDANVGWGNLGSHNLGFGNNGSNNIGIGLTGDNQIGINFGALNSGHGNIGLFNSGNDNVGFFNSGDKNIGIANSGLGVGPLSTEFFTSGEFNSGVGSSGTLNTGWGNSGSTNTGYFNAGHTNTGLFNSGDTSTGLFNSGDTNTGLFNSGDTNTGFFNAGTANFGSFNGGSTNTGDWNSGSINTGYANSGGTNTGILNAGNLNTGAFSPFDQPVVNSGFSNDFDGPFGKGGVNQSGAFNQGVGNSGFDSGDNIKGGTVSSSGFENHGNFGSGFLNAGSFSSGFRNTGPEGINPGFMSGFVNSSGTFISGFFNAGTFTPGLLETFNSGFGNLGNQVSGLFNAQNVKSGPIH; translated from the coding sequence ATGAATTTTTCGGTCATGCCACCTGAGATCAATTCGGTGTTGATGTTCGCCGGTGCGGGCTCCGAGCCGATGCTGCTGGCGGCTCGAGGGTGGAGCGAGTTGTCCGCGGAACTGCAGTCGGCGGCGGCCGGCTTTGCTTCGCTGACCTCGGGGCTCACGGGTCAGTTCTGGCAGGGCGCGGCGGCGCAGGCGATGACGGGTGTGGCGCAGGCGTACGCGGCGCATCTATCCGCGACGGCCGCACAAGCTGGGCAGGTGTCGGCGCAAGCCAATGGTGTTGCCGCGGTGTTCGATGCGGCGCGGGCTGCGATCGTGCATCCGTTGCAGGTGGCGGCCAACCGCACCCAGCTGGTGTCGTTGGTGGTATCGAATCTGTTCGGTCAGAACGCACCGGCGATTGCCGCGGTCGAGGCCAACTACGAGGAGATGTGGGCCCAGGACGTGTCCGCGATGTCTGGCTACTACACCGGCGCCTCGGCGGCGGTCGCGCAGTTGACCCCCTGGGAGCTGACGTCGGAGGGCATCGTCATACCGTTGCCCGACCATATTGGCGTCCTCAACTTCACCCCGGGCAACATCGGCTCCCTCAACCTGGGTATCGGTAACGTCGGCGACCTCAACCTGGGCAGCGGCAACACGGGCGCGGGCAATCTGGGTCTGGGCAACTTCGGCGAGCTCAACCTGGGCAGCGGGAACGGCAACTCGGGTAACGGAGACTCGACGACCCCGCTTTCGGCCAGCTTCAACCTGGGCAGCGGAAACCTCGGTGACGCCAACCTGGGTAGCGGCAATCTGGGCATGCTCAACCTGGGCAGTGGGAACAAGGGCGACACAAACTTCGGCTTCGGCAACATCGGCGACCTGAACCTGGGCAGCGGGAACATCGGCAGCCACAACTTCGGCTCCGGGAACAGCGGCAGCGCCAACTTGGGCAGCGGAAACACCGGCAACTCCAACTTCGGTTTGGGCAACACCGGCAGCACCAACCTCGGCAGCGGGAACACGGGATCGGCAAACTTCGGCAGCGGCAACCTCGGTGACGCCAACGTCGGCTGGGGGAACCTGGGTAGCCATAACCTCGGCTTCGGAAACAACGGCAGCAACAACATTGGTATCGGGCTGACCGGCGACAACCAGATCGGCATCAACTTCGGTGCGCTCAACAGTGGCCACGGAAATATCGGCCTGTTCAACTCCGGCAACGACAATGTCGGTTTCTTCAACTCCGGCGACAAGAACATCGGCATCGCGAACTCGGGCTTGGGAGTTGGGCCGCTGAGCACGGAATTTTTCACCTCGGGGGAGTTCAATTCGGGTGTCGGGAGCTCGGGGACACTCAACACCGGCTGGGGAAACTCGGGTTCCACCAACACCGGCTACTTCAACGCGGGTCACACCAACACGGGCCTGTTCAACTCCGGTGACACCAGCACCGGTCTGTTCAACTCCGGTGACACCAACACCGGCCTGTTCAACTCCGGTGACACCAACACCGGCTTCTTCAACGCCGGCACCGCCAACTTCGGTAGCTTCAACGGCGGCAGCACCAACACCGGCGACTGGAACTCGGGCAGCATCAATACGGGCTACGCAAACTCCGGTGGTACGAATACCGGCATCCTCAATGCGGGCAACCTCAATACCGGCGCGTTCAGTCCCTTTGATCAGCCGGTGGTGAACTCGGGCTTCTCCAATGATTTCGATGGCCCCTTCGGTAAAGGGGGCGTCAACCAATCGGGCGCCTTTAACCAGGGCGTCGGTAACTCGGGCTTCGATTCCGGCGACAACATAAAGGGCGGCACCGTGAGCTCTTCGGGCTTCGAGAACCACGGAAACTTCGGATCCGGTTTCCTGAATGCCGGTTCGTTTAGTTCGGGCTTTCGCAACACCGGCCCCGAGGGCATCAACCCCGGCTTCATGTCGGGCTTCGTCAACAGTTCCGGGACGTTCATCTCCGGCTTCTTCAATGCGGGCACCTTCACCCCGGGGTTGTTGGAGACCTTCAATTCGGGGTTCGGGAACCTGGGTAACCAGGTATCAGGCTTGTTCAACGCCCAGAACGTCAAGTCAGGGCCGATTCACTGA
- a CDS encoding dTMP kinase: MLIAIEGVDGAGKRTLSEGLRKEFEAAGRSVATLAFPRYGNSVTADIAAEALHGEHGDLASSVFAMATLFALDRAAAVDEIHGLCLAYEVVILDRYVASNAAYSAARLHQDSAGEAVAWVGRMEYERFGLPEPDWQVLLAVPVELAGERSRGRARSDPGRPRDSYERDDGLQQRTGSVYAELAAAGWGGRWLVVDADVDPGALAATLMSPTAPEGGN; encoded by the coding sequence GTGCTGATCGCGATCGAAGGCGTTGACGGCGCGGGCAAGCGAACTTTGTCCGAGGGTCTGCGCAAGGAGTTCGAAGCCGCCGGAAGATCGGTGGCCACGCTAGCCTTCCCGCGCTACGGAAACTCGGTCACGGCCGATATCGCGGCCGAGGCGCTACACGGCGAGCACGGCGATCTCGCGTCCTCGGTGTTCGCGATGGCGACGCTGTTCGCGCTGGACCGCGCCGCCGCGGTCGACGAGATCCACGGCTTGTGTCTGGCCTACGAGGTGGTGATTCTGGACCGCTACGTGGCGTCCAACGCCGCCTACAGTGCGGCGCGCCTGCATCAGGACTCGGCGGGGGAAGCTGTGGCCTGGGTGGGGCGGATGGAGTATGAGCGGTTCGGGCTGCCCGAACCGGACTGGCAGGTACTGCTCGCGGTGCCCGTCGAGCTGGCCGGCGAGAGGTCGCGTGGGCGGGCCCGCAGCGACCCGGGCCGGCCCCGCGACAGCTACGAACGCGACGATGGGCTGCAGCAGCGCACCGGCTCGGTGTACGCCGAGCTGGCCGCCGCGGGCTGGGGTGGTCGGTGGCTGGTTGTCGACGCGGACGTCGATCCGGGGGCTCTGGCGGCGACATTGATGTCGCCGACGGCCCCAGAGGGGGGAAATTGA
- the mtrA gene encoding two-component system response regulator MtrA: MDTMRQRILVVDDDASLAEMLTIVLRGEGFDTAVIGDGTQALTAVRELRPDLVLLDLMLPGMNGIDVCRVLRADSGVPIVMLTAKTDTVDVVLGLESGADDYIMKPFKPKELVARVRARLRRNDDEPAEMLSIADVDIDVPAHKVTRNGEQISLTPLEFDLLVALARKPRQVFTRDVLLEQVWGYRHPADTRLVNVHVQRLRAKVEKDPENPTVVLTVRGVGYKAGPP, translated from the coding sequence ATGGACACCATGAGGCAAAGGATTCTGGTTGTCGACGACGACGCTTCGTTGGCGGAGATGCTCACCATTGTGTTGCGTGGGGAGGGTTTCGATACCGCGGTCATCGGCGACGGTACTCAGGCCCTGACTGCGGTGCGCGAGTTGCGCCCGGACTTGGTGCTGTTGGATTTGATGTTGCCCGGGATGAACGGGATCGACGTGTGCCGGGTGCTGCGCGCCGATTCCGGGGTGCCGATCGTGATGCTGACCGCTAAGACCGACACCGTCGATGTGGTTCTCGGCCTGGAGTCTGGCGCTGACGACTACATCATGAAGCCGTTCAAGCCCAAGGAGCTGGTGGCCCGGGTGCGGGCGCGGCTGCGCCGCAACGACGACGAGCCCGCCGAGATGCTGTCCATCGCCGACGTCGACATCGACGTGCCGGCGCACAAGGTCACCCGCAACGGCGAGCAGATCTCGCTCACGCCGCTGGAGTTCGACCTGCTCGTTGCGTTGGCACGCAAACCGCGCCAGGTGTTTACTCGTGATGTGCTGCTCGAACAGGTGTGGGGGTACCGGCACCCGGCGGATACCCGCCTGGTGAACGTGCATGTCCAGCGTCTGCGGGCCAAGGTTGAGAAAGACCCTGAGAACCCGACCGTGGTATTGACCGTTCGAGGAGTGGGTTACAAGGCCGGACCTCCGTGA
- the mtrB gene encoding MtrAB system histidine kinase MtrB, producing the protein MIWGSRRRMRGRWGRSGPMTRGLSALSRAVGVAWRRSLQLRVVALTLGLSLAVVMALGFVLTSQVTNRVLDIKVKAAIDQIERARNTVSGIVNGEETRSLDSSLQLARNTLTSKTDPASGAGQAGAFDAVLMVPGDGPRAASAAGPVDQVPSALRGFVKAGQAAYQYATVHTDGFSGPALIVGTPTSSRVANLELYLIFPLANEQATITLVRGTMATGSLVLLVLLAGIALLVSRQVVVPVRSASRIAERFAEGHLSERMPVRGEDDMARLALSFNDMAESLSRQITQLEEFGNLQRRFTSDVSHELRTPLTTVRMAADLIYDHSADLDPTLRRSTELMVNELDRFESLLNDLLEISRHDAGVAELSVEAVDLRTTVNSALGNVGHLAEEAGIELLVEMPDSEVIAEVDARRVERILRNLIANAIDHAEHKPVRIRMGADEDTVAVTVRDYGVGLRPGEEKLVFSRFWRADPSRVRRSGGTGLGLAISVEDARLHQGRLEAWGEPGQGACFRLTLPLVRGHKVTTSPLPMKPIPQPAAQPNALEHTDRLRPREHAEWSG; encoded by the coding sequence GTGATCTGGGGCTCGCGACGGCGCATGCGGGGTCGCTGGGGGCGTTCCGGTCCGATGACGCGCGGGTTGAGCGCGTTGAGCCGAGCCGTTGGCGTTGCGTGGCGTCGGTCGCTGCAACTGCGCGTGGTGGCGCTGACGCTGGGGCTTTCGCTGGCTGTCGTCATGGCGCTGGGCTTCGTGCTGACCAGTCAGGTCACCAACCGCGTGCTCGATATCAAGGTCAAAGCCGCCATCGACCAGATCGAGCGGGCCCGTAACACCGTCAGCGGAATAGTCAACGGCGAGGAGACCCGCTCGCTGGACAGCAGTCTTCAGCTTGCCCGCAACACTTTGACCTCGAAGACCGATCCGGCCTCGGGTGCCGGTCAGGCCGGTGCGTTTGATGCGGTGCTGATGGTGCCGGGTGACGGTCCGCGCGCTGCCTCCGCGGCCGGCCCTGTCGACCAGGTGCCCAGCGCATTGCGCGGCTTCGTCAAGGCGGGGCAGGCCGCATATCAGTACGCCACCGTGCATACCGATGGCTTCTCCGGGCCGGCGCTCATCGTCGGCACCCCGACGTCGTCGCGGGTGGCCAACCTCGAGCTGTACCTGATCTTTCCGCTGGCCAATGAGCAGGCCACGATCACGCTGGTGCGCGGCACGATGGCCACCGGCAGCCTGGTACTGCTGGTCCTGCTGGCCGGTATCGCGTTGCTGGTCTCGCGCCAAGTCGTGGTCCCGGTCCGGTCCGCATCGCGGATTGCCGAGCGCTTCGCCGAGGGACACCTGTCCGAACGGATGCCGGTGCGCGGTGAGGATGACATGGCGCGGTTGGCGCTGTCGTTCAACGACATGGCCGAAAGCCTGTCTCGTCAGATCACCCAGCTTGAGGAGTTCGGCAACCTGCAGCGTCGGTTCACCTCCGATGTCAGTCATGAGCTGCGCACCCCGCTGACCACGGTCCGGATGGCCGCCGACCTGATCTATGACCACAGCGCCGACCTGGATCCGACGCTGCGGCGCTCCACCGAGTTGATGGTCAACGAACTGGACCGGTTCGAGTCCTTGCTCAACGACCTCCTCGAGATCTCGCGCCATGACGCCGGTGTGGCCGAGCTGTCGGTTGAGGCGGTCGACTTGCGCACCACCGTCAACAGCGCGCTGGGCAACGTGGGTCACCTGGCCGAGGAGGCCGGCATCGAGTTGTTGGTGGAGATGCCGGACAGCGAGGTGATCGCCGAGGTCGATGCGCGCCGGGTGGAACGGATACTGCGCAATCTGATTGCCAACGCCATCGATCACGCCGAGCACAAGCCGGTGCGGATCCGGATGGGCGCCGACGAAGATACCGTCGCGGTCACCGTCCGCGACTACGGCGTGGGACTGCGGCCCGGCGAGGAGAAGTTGGTGTTCAGCCGCTTCTGGCGGGCGGATCCGTCCCGAGTGCGCCGGTCCGGTGGCACCGGGCTGGGTCTGGCCATCAGCGTCGAGGACGCGCGGCTGCACCAGGGCCGGCTGGAAGCCTGGGGCGAACCCGGCCAGGGTGCCTGCTTCCGGCTGACCTTGCCGCTGGTTCGGGGCCACAAGGTCACGACCAGCCCGCTGCCCATGAAGCCGATCCCGCAACCGGCGGCGCAACCGAATGCGCTGGAGCACACCGACCGCCTGCGCCCACGTGAGCACGCGGAGTGGAGCGGCTGA